CCCCACCACAAAATAAGTTGTTCTTGCCAACTAACCTTTTCCTTCGTCACCAAATTACTAACAGCACACAACAAAAATACTGCCACAAGACGACTTAAAATCAAAGAAATAATCGCCGCTAAAATTAACTTCCAACTACTCAATAAAACAGGAAAATCAATCTGATCTCCTATCAACAAAAAAACAATAGAATTAACAAAAAACGCCAAAAACTCCCAAAACTCAGACACACTTAACCTAGTACGAGGATTCATGCCAATTCTTGAGCCAAAATTACCCAAAATTAAACCCACCGTAACCACTCCAATAACCCCAGAACCGCCCAAATTTTCCGTGATTAAATAAGCCCCATAGGCAGAAACCAGAGTTAAAGACTGCTCCACCAAAGGTAAATCAAATCTTTGAGTTAAATAAGAAATACCAAAACCCAACACAAAACCCACAGCTATTCCTACCCCCACAAAAGTCCCAAATTGGACAATCGATTGAGTAATCGAAATACTTTCATTACCAAGGGGAATACCCACCAACAAAACAAAGGCAACTACCGCCACCCCATCATTAAATAAACTCTCCCCCTCCATAATCGTCGTCAACTTTTTCCCCGTGCCTAACTCCCGAAACAAAGCAATAACAGAAACAGGATCACTAGCGGATAAACTAGCACCAACTAATAACGCCGTACCAAGGGAAATCGTAGTAAAATAGCTAAGAGCAAAAGAAACACTAGCAACAGAAATAATTACCCCCACCACCGCTAGGAGAATTATGGGAGTGAGATTGTTTTTTAAATCTTTCCAGCGGATATTCCAGGCCGCCTCAAATAACAATGGAGGCAAAAATATTTCTAAAATTAACTCAGGAGAAAGGTTGACTAATCGAATATCTACCAAAGCCAAACCAAGTCCCACAATTACCAATAGTAGGGTATAAGGAATTTGTTTAAACCAGACAAAAACCCTTGAAATAGTGGCCACAGCCAAAGAAACAGAAAGCACAATCAGAAATTGAGCCAGATTTGCTTCGATGGATATTTCTGCAAAGGTCAGTAATTCTAAATTCATAAGATATATTAACTTTTATCCATTTCATCATACTGACAAATTTTAATTTTATATGACAAAAACTTTGATTCAAATTACCGATACCCATTTATTAGATTCACCAGAAGAATTTTTACGGGGGGAAAATCCTTGGTATAACTTAAAGGCTATTTTAGATAAAGTAAAAAAATTACAGCCCGATGGATTATTATTAACAGGGGATTTAACGGATAAGGGTAGTAAGGTTGCCTATGAATATTTACTCAAGGCAATGAATGAGTTTAATTGCCCTATCTACTGGTTATATGGTAATCATGACGATGGTAATCTATTGACAAAAATGTTATCGCCCATAAACTGTTTAGGTTGCCAAAGCATTGATTTAGGATTTTGGCGATTACTGTTGCTCGATTCTGTGTTGGTGGGAGCAAAATTTGGTGGGGGTTACATTAAACAAACTCAATTGGATTGGCTAAAGGAAGAATTAATAAAGTATCGAGATAAACCAACCATGATCGCACTCCATCATCATCCTGTTACCACTGGTATCGATTGGGTTGACCAAATTGGGGTTGAAAATGGAGATGATTTGATCCATTTATTACAGTTATTTTCCCAAGTACGTTTGGTACTGTTCGGACATATTCACCATGCTCTACATTATCATCATGTCAATGGAGTGGGTAAAGGAATAGACTTTTGGGGATGCCCTTCTACTTTTTCTCAGGTAAGCCCTGCTCAACCTACCCATGATTCCCATTTACCCGGTTTTCGTGTGATTAATTTATTTGAAAATGGTGACTATAGCACTGAGGTGCAAAGGTTAAATTTCTCCCATTCTCTTGAGCAGATGAGCAAGTAACATTAATCCGGCGTTACCAACGGTGAGAATGATCACACCAACAACCCCCATCATCCAATCGTCCCGAAAGACGGCAATCACAAGAATGAGAAGGGCTGTTTTTGTGGAAACACTGGCCACGGCCAACATTTTTTGCCACACATTGTCGTCATGCCATGATTGATACATGGGAATTATCAAGGCGGCAATCATCGATAAAATAATAATATTCATGGGGTTTTTATAATATCAAACTATTGGCAAATCTTTGTAGTGCCTTGTGTATGTCGTCGGAACGAATGGGCTTACTAACAAAATCATTCATTCCTACATTAAAACATTTTTCTTGGTCTTCTGCTAGGGCAGAGGCTGTCATGGCAACTATCCATGGTTGTTTAATTTTATTACCGAGGGTTCTAATTTTGGTGGTGGCGTTGAGGCCGTCTAGGTTGGGCATTTGTAAATCCATAAACACTATGTCATATCGGTTGGTTTTTACCGCTTCTAGGGCTTGTAAACCGTCATAGACAATGTCTAATTGATTACCTGTGTAACCTAGTTTTTGGAACATTAAACGGGCTACTTTGTAGTTAACGGGGGTGTCTTCTACTAAAAGTATTTTGATGGGGAGGGAGGATATTTTGAGGTTGGGTTGGGATGATGTTTTATTTTGATTCATCAGGTTTGATGATGTGACTTCTTCGGAGGAGAGGGCAAGAAGTTTGACGGTGAGATAAAAGGTTGAGCCTATGTCTGGCTGTGTCTGAAAGGTGATTTTCCCTCCCATTAAATGGGCTAGTTTTTGACTGATGACTAATCCTAATCCTGTTCCTCCATATTTACGGGTGTTGGTGTTGTCTATTTGAGAAAAGGGTTTAAAAAGTTGATCACATCTATCAACCGGAATACCAATGCCTGTATCTTTGACGGCAAATTGGATGACGTGAAACCCATCGGGGCAAAGACGGGCTTCTGTGGTGATTTGGACTTCTCCTTGGGGAGTAAATTTGATGCCGTTACTGACTAGATTGAGGATAATTTGTTTGATTCTATTGGCATCACCCATAAAGTGGGTGGGGATTAGTTCGTTTTTGAGGTAAGTAAGTTTGATTTGTTTATGGAGGGCGTTACCTCTCATTAGTTTTAATACTTCTTTGATACATTCATGGAGGTTGAAGGGGTTGTTTTCTAGTTCTATTTTATCGGCTTCTATTTT
The genomic region above belongs to Cyanobacterium stanieri LEGE 03274 and contains:
- a CDS encoding Na+/H+ antiporter is translated as MNLELLTFAEISIEANLAQFLIVLSVSLAVATISRVFVWFKQIPYTLLLVIVGLGLALVDIRLVNLSPELILEIFLPPLLFEAAWNIRWKDLKNNLTPIILLAVVGVIISVASVSFALSYFTTISLGTALLVGASLSASDPVSVIALFRELGTGKKLTTIMEGESLFNDGVAVVAFVLLVGIPLGNESISITQSIVQFGTFVGVGIAVGFVLGFGISYLTQRFDLPLVEQSLTLVSAYGAYLITENLGGSGVIGVVTVGLILGNFGSRIGMNPRTRLSVSEFWEFLAFFVNSIVFLLIGDQIDFPVLLSSWKLILAAIISLILSRLVAVFLLCAVSNLVTKEKVSWQEQLILWWGGLRGSVSVALALSVPVVLADRQEVIGTVFGVVLFTLLVQGLTTKTFLQKLNLVGDQNIKQEYTELLARRTALNKVLDYMNRIPIHTMPEIEPDFYNYEKNLIQGQLNSIQDKIIDLQNLNPEFKNVSMQKLRDNLISVEADTYADLILSGELNENLSPMVQEIIAKQRGE
- a CDS encoding metallophosphoesterase — its product is MTKTLIQITDTHLLDSPEEFLRGENPWYNLKAILDKVKKLQPDGLLLTGDLTDKGSKVAYEYLLKAMNEFNCPIYWLYGNHDDGNLLTKMLSPINCLGCQSIDLGFWRLLLLDSVLVGAKFGGGYIKQTQLDWLKEELIKYRDKPTMIALHHHPVTTGIDWVDQIGVENGDDLIHLLQLFSQVRLVLFGHIHHALHYHHVNGVGKGIDFWGCPSTFSQVSPAQPTHDSHLPGFRVINLFENGDYSTEVQRLNFSHSLEQMSK